In the genome of Leishmania braziliensis MHOM/BR/75/M2904 contig, possible fusion of chromosomes 20 and 34, one region contains:
- a CDS encoding putative malate dehydrogenase encodes MKQSILSRFKVAVLGASGAIGQPLSMALVQNKRVSDLALYDIVQPRGIAVDLSHFPRKVKIAGYPTKWIHKALDGADVVLMPAGMPRRPGMTHDDLFNTNALTVHELSAAVARYSPKAILAIISNPLNSLVPVAAETLRRAGVYDPRKVFGLITLNMMRARKMLGDFAGLDPETLDVPVIGGHSGQTIVPLFSQSGVALTREQAEYLTHRVRVGGDEVVRAKEGHGSSSLSMALAAAEWTEGVLRAMDGEKNLLRCSFVESPLFADKCRFFGSTVEVGKEGVERVLPLPPLDEYEEEQLDRCLPDLEKNIRKGLLFVAENSSTITTSSTLP; translated from the coding sequence ATGAAACAATCGATCTTAAGTCGCTTCAAAGTCGCCGTCTTGGGCGCCAGCGGGGCCATCGGCCAGCCGCTCTCTATGGCTCTCGTGCAGAACAAGCGAGTCAGTGATCTAGCCCTCTACGATATTGTGCAGCCGCGCGGCATCGCCGTCGACCTCTCTCATTTTCCGCGCAAGGTCAAGATAGCGGGGTACCCGACAAAGTGGATTCACAAGGCCCTAGATGGGGCAGATGTCGTCCTGATGCCGGCTGGCATGCCACGCCGGCCTGGAATGACCCACGATGACCTCTTCAACACAAATGCTCTCACTGTGCACGAGCTgagcgcggcggtggcgaggtACTCCCCCAAGGCTATCTTGGCCATTATTAGCAATCCATTGAACAGCTTGGTGCCCGTCGCGGCAGAGACGCTGCGGAGGGCTGGGGTGTACGACCCTCGCAAAGTGTTTGGCCTAATCACGTTGAACATGATGCGGGCGCGCAAGATGCTGGGCGACTTCGCTGGCCTGGACCCGGAGACGCTGGACGTGCCCGTCATTGGAGGGCACAGCGGGCAGACCATagttcctcttttctcccaGTCTGGCGTGGCGTTGACGCGGGAGCAGGCCGAGTACCTCACACATcgggtgcgtgtgggtggtgaCGAGGTGGTGAGGGCAAAGGAGGGTCATGGGTCTTCATCGTTGTCGATGGCACTTGCGGCTGCGGAGTGGACAGAAGGGGTGCTGCGTGCGATGGATGGCGAGAAAAATTTATTGCGCTGCTCCTTTGTCGAAAGCCCACTGTTTGCGGATAAGTGCCGCTTCTTCGGCAGCACCGTAGAGGTGGGTAAGGAGGGAGTTGAGcgggtgctgccgctgccccccctGGACGAGtatgaggaggagcagctggaccGCTGCCTACCGGACCTGGAGAAGAACATCCGTAAAGGCTTGCTTTTCGTGGCGGAAAACTCGTCCACCATAACGACCTCGTCCACTTTGCCTTAA
- a CDS encoding malate dehydrogenase, whose protein sequence is MRCSRAYFSRVAVLGAAGGIGQPLALLLKNNAHVKELKLYDIKGAPGVAADLSHICSSAKVTGYSQEELNKAVQNTDLVLIPAGVPRKPGMTRDDLFNTNAGIVRDLVTAVARAAPKAIIGVISNPVNSTVPVAAETLKKLGAYDPGRLFGVTTLDVVRARTFVAEALGRSPYDIDVPVVGGHSGETIVPLLSGFPSLSKEQVEQLTYRIQFGGDEVVKAKSGAGSATLSMAHAGNEWATAVLRALSGEKGVTVCTYVESSVEPSCTFFSSPVELGKNGVEKIHCVPKLNAYEEKLMAKCLEGLQGNIKKGVAFGCK, encoded by the coding sequence ATGCGCTGCTCTCGGGCGTACTTCTCCCGTGTCGCCGTGctcggtgctgcaggtggcATTGGCCAGCCGCtggccctcctcctcaagaATAACGCGCACgtgaaggagctgaagcTGTACGACATCAAAGGGGCCCCGGGTGTGGCTGCCGACCTCTCCCATATTTGCTCGTCAGCGAAAGTGACTGGGTACTCGCAGGAGGAGCTCAATAAGGCTGTCCAGAACACTGACCTCGTGTTGATCCCTGCCGGTGTGCCACGCAAACCTGGGATGACACGCGACGACCTCTTCAACACGAACGCTGGCATCGTGCGCGATCTCGTGACGGCGGTTGCCAGGGCCGCACCGAAGGCCATCATCGGTGTCATCAGCAACCCCGTCAACAGCACTGTGCCGGTGGCTGCGGAGACGCTGAAGAAGCTCGGCGCGTACGATCCTGGGCGCCTATTTGGCGTCACCACACTCGACGTTGTCCGTGCTCGTACCTTCGTTGCGGAGGCGCTCGGTAGAAGTCCGTACGACATCGACGTCCCTGTCGTTGGCGGCCACAGCGGTGAGACGattgtgccgctgctctcagGCTTCCCGTCACTGTCGAAGGAgcaggtggagcagctgacGTACCGCATCCAGTTTGGTGGGGATGAGGTGGTGAAGGCGAAAAGTGGAGCTGGCTCGGCGACGCTGTCCATGGCGCACGCGGGAAACGAATGGGctacggcggtgctgcgcgcccTCAGCGGTGAGAAGGGTGTCACAGTGTGCACGTATGTGGAGAGCAGTGTGGAGCCGTCATGTACCTTCTTTAGCTCCCCGGTGGAGCTGGGCAAGAATGGTGTGGAGAAAATTCATTGTGTGCCGAAGCTGAACGCATACGAGGAAAAACTGATGGCCAAGTGCTTGGAGGGTCTGCAGGGCAACATCAAAAAGGGAGTCGCTTTTGGCTGCAAGTAA
- a CDS encoding putative malate dehydrogenase, translating to MSFLFRRSPAALKKAKVVLFGCNSAVGQPLSLLLKLNPHVEELVCCSTAADDDMPGAGIAADLSHVDTLPKVHYAADEGQWPVLLRDAQLILLCFGRSFDPLHQDRDRVLKVAAPMARRIMDAVAASDAKGNIAVVSSPVNALTPLCAEFLKASGKFDPRKLFGVTTLDVIRTRKLVAAALHMNPYDVSVPVVGGRGGVTTCPLIAQTGLRIPLEDIIRISGEVQSYGVPFEVIVGTGLHDSLSTEAAPPVALSLAYATCDFSTSLLKAQRGDVGIVECALVESTMRPETSFFSSRVELGRDGVQRIFPMGALTTYEHELIETAVPQLARDVQAGIEAATRLL from the coding sequence ATGAGCTTCCTTTTTCGCCGCTCCCCGGCGGCTCTTAAGAAGGCCAAGGTGGTGCTCTTCGGCTGCAACAGCGCGGTAGGCCAGCCGCTCTCACTCTTGCTCAAGCTGAACCCGCACGTAGAGGAGCTTGTGTGCTGCAGTACCGCCGCTGACGATGACATGCCCGGCGCCGGTATCGCCGCGGACCTCTCTCACGTTGACACATTGCCGAAAGTGCATTACGCCGCTGACGAGGGGCAGTGGCCGGTGTTGCTGCGTGATGCACAGCTAATCCTTCTTTGTTTCGGCAGAAGCTTCGACCCTCTTCACCAAGACAGAGACAGAGTCCTCAAAGTAGCTGCCCCGATGGCTCGTCGCATCATGGATGCGGTCGCGGCTTCCGATGCGAAAGGAAACATTGCTGTCGTCTCGAGTCCTGTGAACGCTCTCACCCCGCTTTGCGCAGAGTTTCTGAAAGCGTCAGGCAAGTTTGATCCCCGAAAACTCTTCGGCGTCACCACGCTCGATGTGATACGGACTCGGAAGCtggtagcagcagctcttcacATGAACCCATACGACGTGAGCGTTCCTGTTGTTGGAGGACGCGGTGGGGTGACGACATGCCCATTGATTGCCCAAACGGGGCTTCGTATTCCCCTTGAGGATATCATTCGCATATCCGGGGAGGTACAGAGCTACGGCGTACCTTTTGAGGTTATAGTGGGTACTGGCTTACACGACTCACTGAGCACGGAAGCTGCACCGCCGGTGGCCCTCAGCCTTGCTTACGCCACCTGTGACTTCTCCACGTCGCTACTCAAGGCGCAGCGCGGTGATGTTGGAATCGTCGAGTGCGCTCTCGTGGAGTCTACGATGAGGCCCGAGACGTCATTCTTCAGCTCACGGGTGGAGTTGGGCCGTGACGGTGTGCAGCGCATTTTCCCCATGGGGGCGCTGACGACCTATGAGCACGAGCTCATCGAGACAGCAGTACCGCAGTTGGCGAGGGATGTGCAGGCAGGAATCGAGGCTGCTACGAGGTTGTTGTGA
- a CDS encoding adenylate kinase 2, with the protein MKIVVEGPPQGGKTTLASVVKERYGLCYVSTSEAVRNAVHFGNSTYSSQLKHLIDNDQHISDSLLVKVVSEATRRPDCINGFVLDGFPCTRKQSKLMQDLENVKVDRVVVLDITDNELLTRFGGRWYHLKSGRVYHTLYNPPLTAGKDDDTGEPLEQHTEDKPEVIVQRMFQYRRQLSELRKTFANDAWLTVEASGNVESVRNNVFAVLDPLYFAQTAKKAKKPWWKLW; encoded by the coding sequence ATGAAGATTGTGGTGGAAGGCCCTCCGCAGGGCGGTAAGACAACTCTCGCGTCTGTGGTGAAGGAGCGCTACGGCCTCTGCTATGTGTCCACGAGCGAGGCCGTGCGAAATGCCGTGCACTTTGGCAATAGTACTTACAGCTCGCAACTGAAGCATCTGATCGATAACGACCAGCACATTTCTGACTCGCTTCTTGTGAAGGTTGTCAGCGAGGCTACGAGGCGGCCGGACTGCATCAATGGCTTCGTACTGGACGGCTTCCCGTGCACCCGCAAGCAGTCGAAGCTGATGCAGGATTTGGAGAACGTGAAAGTCGATAGAGTGGTCGTGTTGGACATTACAGATAATGAGCTACTGACTCGTTTCGGCGGCCGCTGGTACCACCTCAAGTCAGGACGCGTCTATCACACACTCTACAACCCACCCCTGACGGCAGGCAAGGACGATGACACTGGCGAGCCGCTGGAGCAGCACACAGAGGACAAACCGGAGGTCATTGTGCAGCGCATGTTTCAGTATCGCCGGCAGCTTAGTGAACTGCGGAAGACCTTTGCAAATGATGCGTGGCTGACTGTGGAGGCAAGCGGCAATGTAGAGTCTGTACGAAACAACGTCTTCGCGGTACTGGACCCTTTGTATTTTGCCCAGACCGCGAAGAAGGCCAAGAAGCCGTGGTGGAAGCTCTGGTGA